TGTCCCTGGCCCGGACTGACGCCGGGACGGTGCGCCCCGTGCCCGGAAGGAGATATAGCGGCGTTTTCTACCAGACGCCCGAAACCGGGGTCAATGTGCTTGCCCGTATGGTGGCATACGGGAGGCATTCTCCTGTTGCTGCGCTTCCATAGGCGCAGACACTATGTAGAAGGATGGGGACGCCTATGATTTTATGTTTTTGAGTCGATCAGCTCCAAGCGATTCTCTCTTTCAATTTGTTGACCCTCATGGATTTGGAATCAATGCCCATGCAAAACAATCGGTCTGCGTTTCGGTAATCAAATCTCCGATACGATTCACCATATTCTTACGATCGTAATCGGATCGAAAAATCTTCGCCCGTTCGATCCCCCTGACAATCACATGATGAAGCGCATCCGGTGCATCTATTCCAGCTTTTCTTGGCATGATCAAAACCTACAACATCCAGCCACCAAAGAACCGCACAAGACATACCTCATTCCTTGCCTCCGGCGCTGAAGGCCTGTCAGGGCGGCGACACACGCGCTCTTGTCGAAGGGGCTCCCGTTGTGTCGCCTGCCGGCCTGTCCTTTCTTGCAGCCAGGCGGAGCAGGGCCCTGGGGAGCGGTTCGGTGGGCACACCGAGGATATGGCCGGACTGCTTTGACTGGGTCAGTATCCGGCCATCGCTGTATTTGACGATCTGCTTGAGGTCTTTGGGCCGGATCTGTCCGGTCCATTTCACCTCCACAGGCCAGAAACGGTTCTGTGCGACATAGGCCAGATCAACTTCGCCCTCAGCCTTGATGTAAAAGGTGGGATAGTACCTCCGGTAATGGGTGATCACTGTGGCCTCCACGAGCCTCCCCGTCCATTCCGGATCGGAGAGGATGGGCCTGACCTGGTCGCGATAAGGGTCTCGGACCGGGGTCAGCCAGGATCTCACGGCATGAAAGATAAAAGGATCAGTGAACATGACCTTTCGCGCCTTCTTGGGAGCGGCTGTCAGCTTGTCCTCGATCAGGGCGGGTTGAACGAAAACACCGTCCATGGCCGCAAGCAATTCCACGTAATCGCTTACCGTCTTGGGATGATCAATGGAAAGGTCCTGGGCAAGGCCGTTCCAGGTGGTTTGACTTCCGTAGCGTTTCACGATGGCCTGCATGATTTCTCGCAGGTAATGCTCCTGTTTCCCCCTCTTCAGAACATCCCCTCTGATCCAGTCGCTGTACGTTGAAAAGGTCGCGGGCAGTATGCTCCCGTGCTTCGCCATATCGTTCATGGCCGTCAGAAATCCGCCATGGACCAGATAATCACCAAATTCCCGGTATAGTCTCTCCATGGTCGCCGCGAAAGGAACGCCGACGTGGTTGACCAGGGTGTCCAGTTCATCGGGGGTGAATTGCTTTTTTAGACGAACCGTTTCCAACAGGTTGAGGGGATAGAGGTGGAAGTCAACCGTTGCCAAATCTCCTCTTCGGCCCGGAAGACGCATCCGCGCTTCCCTGATGATCGCCAGGTCGGAACCGGTCAAAAACAGCTCCACCCTTTGGAGCATGCCCGCGTCGGCCAGGTATTTGACGCCCTTGTCCCAGTCCCGTATGTAGGTCACCTCGTCCAGGATGAGGTATGTCAGATTGTCGGCGGGCATGGCCTCCAGGGTGTCTCCCACCAGCCGCACGAGGGAATGATGGTCATCGATCAGTTCGCCGGTGAAATAGGCGATGCTCTCGGGGGCCACGCCCTTTTGCATGAGAAGGGCCATCCATTGCTTCATCAGGGTGGTTTTGCCGATCTGACGGCCCCCGCCTAACGTATAGACCCCGGGTGTGTGGGAGGGGAGTTCATCCAGGAGATACGAGCGGTGAACCAGGTTTTGCTGGTGCAGCTGCTTCAGATGGGGATCCCGTACCTCAAAGGCTTCAGGGTCATCGAGGTGCGTATTGTGAGGTGCAAAACGGAGATCCATGGGCGGCTCCTGCAATGAGTGTTTTCATTCATTAGTTAATGACTAAATTTATGCAATGCTCATTGTTCACAAAGAACACGGGGTTGTCAAGAAGAAAGGCACATCCACCCACCAATTAAAAAGCATCAAATCATAGGCCCATTGGCCCCAGTCCTTGCTGCCTGTTTCAGTCAGGTACAGGCTGAGTTGGTTTTCCCCGCGCCCGATTCTGTTTCGCCTTGACATCCAGGCCTACCGGGTCTTTAATTAAAATGAGATCCATTCATTCAGGCATTCAGGGCAACCCAACAGCACAACCCGAACCTTCTGGGCAAGTCGATCCCTTGCAAAAAAGGTACTTTCACACATTAAATCATATAGTTAACCCATATTATTAAAAGTTTAACCGGACAGTAGTGACTGAATATCTCTTTCAATTCGTCTCAAAAACCGGTCACTCAGCCCCTTGCGCTTTCTTATCAGTTCAACCGGTTTCCCCAGCGTTTTCCCCGCCACCTCTGGGACGGAGTTGATTTCGTTGACCCATTCCTGCCAACCGGGTCTCTTACTCTCTTTCAAATCTCTTATACCCCCAATGACATAAATGGCAAGAATTTAAAGGGGTAAAGGGGTCTACGCTTGACTCATTTTGCGAGGGCGGCTGTCTGATGCGTTGCGGTGCCCGTGTCTTTTCCGGCGAGCCCCAGCTTCACAAAGATCCAGGGACTTACGAAGGTAATCCAGAAACCGACGACCAGATAGCGGAAAAAGCGGAAAACGGCGTCAGGGCCCATGAATAGGACTGCCGTCTTGACTCCCCAATGGATTGCCAGCAAAATGGCCGCGCCCAGCACAAACCGAAATGCCCTCTGGTTCCAGCTCCCTTCTGCCTCGAAACCGATCCATCGGCGTTCCAATACAATCCCGACCCCGAGACCCATAAGGGTTCCGGCAGGGACGAGGATATATGTTTCCCGGGCGATAAAGATCGTCACAAGAAACAGGGGGATGCCCACAGCCGCGCCCAGCTGCCATAAGAGGCCTTTTCCGGACAGCCATTTCTCGATGGGGGGCTCCAGCCGGAACCACAACAGGAGGAGAATGGCGCCGATGACATACCCGCCCAGAAGGTCTGTGGGAAAATGAACCCCCAAATAGAGCCTTGACAGGGGGACAAACACCATCATGACAATGCCGATTGTCCAGACCCAGGGCCTTTGAAACCGGCTCATGAGATAGCCCCATACCACCACGGTCCCTTGCGTATGACCGCTCGGAAACCCACCCCCTCCTGCATTCACCATCATTTTCACGGCCCGATCGTACTGAAACGGTCTGGGCTGATGGGCCAGGGATTTTACCACGGCGTTCACATAGATGGAAAAGAGGAGGAGAATGGCCAGCCTGGCCCCGTAGCCCCGATCGATGCACCAGTAGACAAACGGCAGAATCAAAAGGTAACACCCCTCGTTCCCCATCCACGTAAAGGCCTTGAACAGGGCATCGGGCACCGGGCCGGACCACTGCTGAAGCCACACAATAACGGCCACACTCCAATCCAACAGACTCTCCATTTCCATCTCCATCAATCAGAAAGCACAACGGCTTTTTCCGGTTGGCACTCTCACGGGCGGTGGAATCATACAGGAGACGTCGCAGGGTATCAAGTCGTTAGCACCGGGCGCTCATATGTCTCACCCATGCATCTTTGTTGAGATGAAAGCGCCGCAGGATTGGCCTTGACTGGCATAGAACATTTGCGTATGGTTCCCTCGCACCAATCAAATCAACCGGTTGACTTCTCAGATTGCCGGATCGGATCTGGTTCGCCCCTGATGCAGGGGCCGGCATGACAAGAGGGCATCGAACTGTATAGGGAGAACCGATTTATGACCAAGACGCCTCACATCATTCACGCCGATCAATTGGCCGCGGTGATCGCGGAGCGTTTCCCGGCCCGGGAAACGGTCACCTGCTACGTCGGCTCCAATGCCGCAACGCCCACCACCCTGATAGAATCCCTGACCGAATCCATCAGGGCCGGCATTCCCCGGCTGCCATTTATGCGCATGGTCCATCTCCTGCTCCAGGGCCCCATCCCCTATGTGGAGGAAGGCCTGCAAGACAGGGTGATGGCCTATTCCATTTTTTCAGGGGGAGAGGTGCGCAAAGCGGCCAACCAGGGCCGTGCCTATTACCTTCCCTGCACGCTCGCCAATCTGGACAGTCTGATCGGGCCCGGGGAAAAATACCAGACAGACGTGGTGTTGATCAAGGTGGCCCAAAATCCCCACACCGGCGAATACAGCCTGGGGCTTTCCGTGGAGGCGATCCACACCGCCATCGACCACGCCCGTTTGGTGGTGGCCGAACTGGATCCCTCCATGCCCTTCACCCAGGGCCAGAGCGTGGTGGATGCCAGTTCCATCGACTACCTGGTGGAGGACGGCGTCAAACCGGTTTATGCCTTTGACCCGCCTGATTTCAACGATCTTCCCCATGCGGAGCGGCGGATCGGAGAACTCATTGTGAAACATTTTGTCCGCGACGGCGTGACCCTTCAGACCGGTATCGGCAAGATTCCCGACTCGGTGATCGGGATCATCCGGGACGGCGGTTTCAAGGATCTGGGCGTGCAGACCGAACTGTACGGCGACGGGCTCATGCTCCTTCAGAAGATGGGGATTATCACCAATCGAAAAAAGAAGGCCAATATGGGTTACAGCACCACCTCCCTGATCATGGGGTCCAGGGAACTCTATGACTTCTGCCACATGCGCACGGGCGTGCAGATGCGTCCCTGCGCCTATACCAACGGTGCCGAGGTCATCCGCAAAAACGCCCCCTTTATCTCTGTCAACACGGCCATCGGGATCGACCTGTTCGGCAATGTCTGGGCCGATTTCATCGACCCCCGAAGATATTACAGCGGCGTAGGGGGCCAGCCGGACTTTATCCGGGCCATCAACCGCCGCGAATTCGGTACGCCGATTATCGCGCTCAAAAGCATCACGAATAAAGGCGAGTCCAAGATCGTGTCCCAGCATCC
This portion of the Deltaproteobacteria bacterium genome encodes:
- a CDS encoding phosphatase PAP2 family protein produces the protein MESLLDWSVAVIVWLQQWSGPVPDALFKAFTWMGNEGCYLLILPFVYWCIDRGYGARLAILLLFSIYVNAVVKSLAHQPRPFQYDRAVKMMVNAGGGGFPSGHTQGTVVVWGYLMSRFQRPWVWTIGIVMMVFVPLSRLYLGVHFPTDLLGGYVIGAILLLLWFRLEPPIEKWLSGKGLLWQLGAAVGIPLFLVTIFIARETYILVPAGTLMGLGVGIVLERRWIGFEAEGSWNQRAFRFVLGAAILLAIHWGVKTAVLFMGPDAVFRFFRYLVVGFWITFVSPWIFVKLGLAGKDTGTATHQTAALAK
- a CDS encoding ATP-binding protein, encoding MDLRFAPHNTHLDDPEAFEVRDPHLKQLHQQNLVHRSYLLDELPSHTPGVYTLGGGRQIGKTTLMKQWMALLMQKGVAPESIAYFTGELIDDHHSLVRLVGDTLEAMPADNLTYLILDEVTYIRDWDKGVKYLADAGMLQRVELFLTGSDLAIIREARMRLPGRRGDLATVDFHLYPLNLLETVRLKKQFTPDELDTLVNHVGVPFAATMERLYREFGDYLVHGGFLTAMNDMAKHGSILPATFSTYSDWIRGDVLKRGKQEHYLREIMQAIVKRYGSQTTWNGLAQDLSIDHPKTVSDYVELLAAMDGVFVQPALIEDKLTAAPKKARKVMFTDPFIFHAVRSWLTPVRDPYRDQVRPILSDPEWTGRLVEATVITHYRRYYPTFYIKAEGEVDLAYVAQNRFWPVEVKWTGQIRPKDLKQIVKYSDGRILTQSKQSGHILGVPTEPLPRALLRLAARKDRPAGDTTGAPSTRARVSPP
- a CDS encoding 4-hydroxybutyrate CoA-transferase, translated to MTKTPHIIHADQLAAVIAERFPARETVTCYVGSNAATPTTLIESLTESIRAGIPRLPFMRMVHLLLQGPIPYVEEGLQDRVMAYSIFSGGEVRKAANQGRAYYLPCTLANLDSLIGPGEKYQTDVVLIKVAQNPHTGEYSLGLSVEAIHTAIDHARLVVAELDPSMPFTQGQSVVDASSIDYLVEDGVKPVYAFDPPDFNDLPHAERRIGELIVKHFVRDGVTLQTGIGKIPDSVIGIIRDGGFKDLGVQTELYGDGLMLLQKMGIITNRKKKANMGYSTTSLIMGSRELYDFCHMRTGVQMRPCAYTNGAEVIRKNAPFISVNTAIGIDLFGNVWADFIDPRRYYSGVGGQPDFIRAINRREFGTPIIALKSITNKGESKIVSQHPAGISLTASSYDGVVVVTEYGMADLRGLTTGNKAVAIASIAHPRFRDALLKQVVDDPFFTKPFDFRLDRPPYGVTLYAGSVPEPKIGEDGE